Proteins from one Mesorhizobium sp. M9A.F.Ca.ET.002.03.1.2 genomic window:
- a CDS encoding BTAD domain-containing putative transcriptional regulator gives MESTRSSLDGATAGLSVRLLGPLTVIRDGATVQLPASRKLRALVAYLALAPHAVGRSRLCELLWDVPNDPRGELRWCLSKLRGILDEPDRRRIETPGDTIALDLNDSFVDAIDIASAAVTGIETLGLERLQALSGLFVGDFLDGLEIDRSPHFNSWLTAQRRRFRSCHAAILEHLVNNLPAGADETSPHLEKWVELAPFDGRAHAALLAGLARRGQIGECEEHLASAAELFASEDLDFGPVREAWRTIRGERPGATLWTRPALVPAAPQAAIVLPYSDAAASQKASLAVMPFVEEVGIGGVRGGPRGGLADGLTHDIITRLAKLRDFFVIARGSVFALAEKNIAPEDAGRRLNVDYVATGTVRSQTGRVVVSVELVEVRTARIVWAETFERRPDDIFAVLDDIGNSIVSSISTEIEMVERNRAMLKAPNSLNAWEAYHRGLWHMYRFTRTENELARHFFGIALKLDPTFARAYAGLSFTHWQNAFQRWGDRDRESALAFETAGQSLLVDDHNPAAHWAMGRALWLRGEQDGSLIELERAVDLSPNFALGHYALSFVHSQSGDPKAAIGCSDHSRHLSPFDPLLFGMLGARAMAHVRLGQFDEAAEWALKAAARPNAHAIILAIAAHCLALAGRVDEARTFAATIRKTLPNYSADDFIGTFRFEPDAAALFRQGAKRIGLG, from the coding sequence GTGGAATCCACTCGATCGAGTCTGGACGGCGCAACGGCCGGGCTTTCCGTGCGGCTGCTCGGGCCGCTGACGGTCATCCGCGACGGCGCCACGGTGCAGCTGCCGGCATCGCGCAAGCTGCGCGCGCTCGTCGCCTATCTGGCGCTTGCGCCGCATGCCGTGGGCCGCAGCCGTCTGTGCGAGCTTTTGTGGGATGTGCCGAACGATCCGCGGGGCGAGCTCCGCTGGTGCCTCAGCAAGCTTAGGGGCATTCTCGACGAACCGGATCGCCGCAGGATCGAGACGCCTGGTGACACGATCGCGCTTGATCTGAACGACAGTTTCGTCGACGCGATCGACATCGCCTCGGCTGCTGTTACAGGAATCGAGACGCTCGGTCTGGAGCGGTTGCAGGCTCTATCCGGACTGTTCGTCGGCGATTTCCTCGACGGGCTGGAGATCGATCGCAGCCCGCACTTCAACAGCTGGCTGACCGCGCAGCGCCGCCGCTTCAGATCATGCCATGCCGCCATTCTGGAACATCTCGTCAACAATCTCCCGGCAGGTGCTGACGAGACGTCTCCGCATCTGGAAAAGTGGGTGGAACTTGCTCCGTTCGACGGACGCGCGCATGCGGCTCTTCTGGCAGGGCTTGCACGGCGCGGCCAGATCGGCGAGTGCGAGGAACATCTCGCCTCCGCGGCGGAGCTGTTTGCTTCGGAGGACCTGGATTTCGGACCCGTTCGTGAGGCATGGCGGACGATCCGCGGCGAACGGCCGGGCGCGACGCTCTGGACGCGACCAGCGCTCGTGCCCGCCGCCCCGCAAGCAGCTATTGTGCTTCCCTATTCCGATGCTGCGGCATCGCAGAAGGCTTCGCTTGCTGTGATGCCGTTTGTCGAGGAAGTCGGCATCGGCGGCGTTCGCGGCGGCCCTCGCGGTGGATTGGCCGACGGCCTCACCCACGACATCATCACCCGCCTGGCCAAGCTCAGGGACTTCTTCGTCATCGCCCGCGGCTCCGTCTTTGCGCTGGCGGAAAAAAACATCGCGCCGGAGGATGCCGGCCGGCGGCTGAACGTCGATTATGTCGCCACCGGGACCGTGCGCAGCCAGACAGGCCGCGTCGTCGTCAGCGTGGAGCTTGTCGAGGTGCGCACGGCCAGGATCGTGTGGGCCGAGACGTTCGAACGCAGGCCCGACGACATCTTTGCCGTCCTCGACGATATCGGCAACAGCATCGTCTCGTCGATCTCGACCGAGATCGAGATGGTCGAGCGCAACCGCGCCATGCTGAAAGCGCCCAACTCGCTGAATGCTTGGGAGGCCTATCATCGTGGCCTCTGGCACATGTATCGCTTCACCCGCACGGAAAACGAACTGGCCCGGCATTTCTTCGGGATAGCGCTGAAGCTGGATCCGACCTTCGCCCGTGCCTATGCCGGCCTGTCATTCACCCATTGGCAAAACGCCTTTCAGCGCTGGGGAGACCGTGACAGGGAAAGCGCGCTTGCCTTCGAGACCGCCGGCCAGAGTCTTTTGGTCGATGATCACAATCCGGCCGCGCACTGGGCCATGGGCCGGGCGCTATGGCTGCGCGGCGAGCAGGACGGGTCCCTCATCGAGCTGGAGCGGGCCGTGGACCTCAGTCCGAACTTCGCGCTCGGCCACTACGCGCTGTCGTTTGTACACTCGCAGTCGGGTGACCCGAAAGCCGCGATCGGTTGCTCCGACCATTCGCGGCATCTGAGCCCCTTCGATCCGCTGCTGTTCGGCATGCTGGGCGCCCGCGCCATGGCGCATGTCCGCCTCGGCCAGTTTGACGAGGCGGCCGAATGGGCGCTGAAAGCCGCGGCTCGCCCCAACGCCCATGCCATCATCCTGGCGATCGCCGCGCATTGCCTTGCGTTGGCGGGACGTGTTGACGAGGCCCGCACTTTCGCGGCCACAATCCGCAAGACGCTGCCGAACTATTCAGCCGATGATTTCATCGGCACCTTCCGGTTCGAGCCGGACGCCGCGGCTCTGTTCCGACAAGGCGCCAAACGGATTGGGCTGGGGTGA
- a CDS encoding L,D-transpeptidase — translation MIVKHAALQRSSLTAIVAVAFGLVAVAALAAGTQVFDPKTHKWVDYDRTKARKYYAAHNEVPEAFRPQMVKFRTAEVPGTIIIDGNQHFLYLVQPGQQAMRYGIGVGREGFGWAGIVRVGRMAEWPTWTPPAEMVARDPNAVKHAGGMPGGPDNPLGARALYLYERDQDTIYRIHGTPEPWTIGLDVSSGCIRMRNDDITDLASRVKVGAKVIVLMQGAALYKGV, via the coding sequence ATGATTGTGAAACACGCCGCTCTCCAGCGGAGCTCCCTCACGGCAATTGTCGCGGTAGCGTTCGGTCTTGTCGCGGTGGCGGCGCTGGCTGCGGGAACACAGGTTTTCGATCCGAAAACCCACAAATGGGTGGACTACGACCGTACCAAGGCGCGCAAATACTATGCCGCGCATAACGAAGTGCCCGAAGCGTTTCGCCCGCAGATGGTCAAGTTCCGCACTGCGGAAGTGCCCGGTACGATCATCATCGATGGCAACCAGCATTTTCTCTACCTTGTGCAGCCGGGTCAGCAGGCCATGCGCTACGGTATCGGCGTGGGCCGGGAAGGGTTTGGATGGGCCGGCATCGTGCGCGTCGGCCGCATGGCGGAATGGCCGACCTGGACGCCTCCGGCCGAAATGGTCGCTCGTGATCCGAATGCGGTCAAACATGCGGGAGGCATGCCGGGAGGGCCTGACAATCCGCTCGGCGCCAGGGCGCTCTATCTGTATGAGCGCGACCAGGACACGATCTACCGGATACACGGCACGCCGGAGCCCTGGACGATCGGGCTCGACGTGTCATCAGGGTGTATCCGGATGAGGAACGACGACATCACCGATCTCGCATCCCGCGTCAAGGTTGGAGCCAAGGTCATCGTTCTCATGCAGGGGGCGGCCCTTTACAAGGGTGTATGA
- a CDS encoding glycine betaine ABC transporter substrate-binding protein, translating to MSLAALTWLAVNIPVHAADLVIAMPNWPSGQATANILKVSLKEQFGLDADVREMGTLIAFAGLDSGEVDIHPEIWLPNLDNLVKKYVDGAGTVAISPIGVPAWQGICATRETADKFGIRDISDLTDPRKTTALDTDRDGRGELWIGAEGWSSTAIERVRANSYGYAKTMTLLETPEDAGMAAVDAAVATDHPMVFACYAPHHVFKLHDIVRLTEPPFDPAKWKIVLPSEDPLWVSKSSAPVSWNTAHFHVAYATSLRKKYPKVVEFLEQVDLKPEDVTKMSYALQVERQDPYEYAKQWVAAQGARVHGWANP from the coding sequence ATGTCGCTGGCGGCTTTGACGTGGCTGGCGGTAAACATCCCGGTCCACGCGGCCGATCTCGTCATTGCAATGCCGAACTGGCCGTCGGGCCAGGCGACGGCAAACATTCTCAAGGTCAGCCTGAAGGAACAGTTCGGGCTCGATGCTGATGTGCGCGAGATGGGAACGCTTATTGCCTTTGCCGGCCTCGATTCGGGCGAGGTGGATATTCATCCCGAAATCTGGCTGCCCAACCTGGACAACCTGGTGAAGAAGTATGTCGACGGTGCCGGCACGGTAGCCATCAGTCCCATCGGGGTGCCGGCATGGCAAGGCATATGCGCTACCCGCGAAACTGCCGACAAATTTGGGATTCGTGACATTTCGGATCTCACCGACCCGCGCAAGACTACCGCGTTGGACACTGATCGGGACGGACGTGGGGAACTCTGGATTGGCGCTGAGGGTTGGTCCTCAACGGCTATCGAGCGCGTCCGCGCCAACAGCTATGGCTATGCCAAGACAATGACATTGCTGGAGACGCCGGAAGATGCCGGAATGGCGGCTGTCGATGCCGCTGTCGCCACGGATCATCCAATGGTGTTCGCCTGCTACGCGCCGCATCACGTGTTTAAACTGCACGACATTGTCCGGCTTACCGAGCCGCCTTTTGACCCGGCAAAGTGGAAGATCGTGCTGCCTTCCGAGGACCCGCTCTGGGTCTCGAAGTCCAGCGCGCCAGTGTCATGGAATACCGCACATTTCCATGTCGCTTACGCCACCTCACTGCGCAAAAAATATCCTAAGGTGGTAGAGTTCCTGGAACAGGTCGACCTCAAGCCCGAGGACGTCACGAAGATGAGTTACGCGCTCCAGGTGGAGCGTCAGGACCCTTACGAATACGCCAAACAATGGGTTGCCGCGCAAGGCGCTCGGGTGCACGGGTGGGCAAATCCATGA
- a CDS encoding ABC transporter ATP-binding protein: MADPVFSAIALTKTYTSGETQVLALRALDLEIFAGEVVVLLGPSGSGKSTLLNIMGGLDHATSGQLFFRDQELSNLDDRELTAYRRQHVGFVFQFYNLIPSLTAYENVLLVTEISDHPMRPDEALALVGLEARMHHFPAQLSGGEQQRVAIARAIAKRPEVLLCDEPTGALDSKTGIRVIEALLGINAQLGTTVLIITHNASIQDVADRVLFFADGQISRIHRNEARRAAAELVW; this comes from the coding sequence ATGGCTGACCCCGTCTTTAGCGCTATAGCGCTGACCAAAACTTACACCTCGGGTGAGACACAGGTGCTTGCCCTGCGCGCGCTGGACCTGGAAATATTCGCTGGAGAAGTGGTCGTTCTGCTCGGCCCGTCAGGCAGCGGCAAGTCGACCCTGCTCAATATCATGGGCGGGCTCGACCATGCTACGAGCGGTCAGCTGTTCTTCAGGGATCAGGAGTTGAGCAACCTCGACGATCGGGAGTTGACCGCCTATCGACGACAGCATGTCGGCTTCGTGTTCCAGTTCTACAATCTGATCCCCAGCCTGACAGCCTATGAAAACGTCTTACTGGTTACCGAGATCTCCGATCATCCGATGCGTCCCGACGAAGCTCTCGCGCTCGTCGGGCTTGAGGCGCGGATGCACCACTTCCCGGCACAGCTCTCGGGCGGCGAACAGCAACGCGTGGCTATTGCCCGGGCGATAGCCAAACGGCCTGAGGTGCTGCTCTGCGATGAGCCTACCGGCGCCCTGGATTCCAAGACAGGCATTCGCGTGATCGAGGCACTGCTGGGCATCAATGCGCAGCTTGGCACCACGGTCCTCATCATAACGCACAACGCCAGCATCCAGGACGTCGCCGACCGCGTGCTGTTCTTCGCCGACGGTCAAATCTCGAGAATTCACAGGAACGAGGCGCGCCGGGCTGCCGCCGAGCTTGTCTGGTGA
- a CDS encoding ABC transporter permease, producing the protein MRALDVKLFRDLVRLWAQALAIALVIAGGVSTVVLAVGSLRSLEETRIAYYERHQFADVFALVRRAPKTLLTQIAEIPGVAAVQGRIAKLALLDIPQFREPATGQFISLTEDGQPALNRLYMRAGRMPEPGRGDEVVVTEGFAKAHAFKPGSHFAAILNGRKRDLVVVGIALSPEYIYAIGPGDRMPDERRFAIVWMSEKALASVYDLNGAFSSVTLKLMRDASEGEVITRLDALLDRYGGQAAYGRKDQTSHAFLEHGLDMLRNMSRTLPPIFLLVAAFLINVTLSRIVALEREQIGLLKALGYRNAAVAWHYIKLIIVIVMIGVVIGSAAGTWLGTFVTEMYGDFYRFPFLVFVQSPDVYVAAAVLSFGAAIIGAVRVLRDIVRLPPAVAMQAPAPPRFRRLLPATFAIRNVLSQPAVMMVRNISGHPIRAMFTIAGMSLATGILIASLFLNGTMEALIDVTYFMSDRQDATVSFVERRPLKAVNQIARLPGILAAEPFREVPVRIRNGNIERRIMISGRPRDADLNRIIDTDLHPVLPETGLAISSWLAQILGTQVGDFVEIDLLEGQRRTVSLPVTALVEDYFGIQGMMHFDALARLMREAPAVNSVSVSLDANERDRLYDAIKSMPMVSGMALQRVSLANFRDALAVLVTTMANIYTGLAAVIAFGVVYNSARISLSERARELASLRVLGFTRGEVLRILLLELAVLTLLAQPPGWAVGYGLAWTLQTKMAGELMRTRLVVEHSTYVLASAMVIAAALFSALVVRRRINQLDLVTVLKTRD; encoded by the coding sequence ATGCGCGCGCTGGATGTCAAGCTCTTTCGCGATCTTGTACGGCTGTGGGCCCAGGCGCTTGCGATCGCTCTCGTCATTGCCGGCGGGGTGTCCACAGTGGTTCTTGCTGTCGGCTCCCTGCGGTCTCTGGAGGAAACCCGAATTGCTTATTACGAGAGGCACCAATTCGCCGATGTCTTTGCGTTGGTCAGGCGTGCGCCGAAGACGCTGCTCACTCAAATTGCGGAAATCCCCGGAGTTGCTGCCGTGCAAGGGCGCATCGCCAAATTGGCCCTGCTCGATATTCCTCAGTTTCGCGAGCCTGCAACGGGACAATTCATTTCGCTGACTGAGGACGGTCAGCCCGCGCTCAACCGGCTGTACATGCGGGCAGGCCGGATGCCCGAGCCTGGGCGAGGCGATGAGGTTGTCGTCACCGAGGGCTTTGCCAAGGCACATGCTTTCAAGCCGGGGTCGCACTTCGCCGCCATTCTCAACGGCCGCAAGCGCGACCTCGTCGTCGTGGGTATCGCGCTCTCGCCGGAATATATCTACGCCATAGGGCCGGGCGACCGAATGCCGGACGAGCGCCGCTTTGCCATCGTCTGGATGTCTGAAAAGGCGCTCGCCAGCGTCTACGACCTGAACGGCGCATTTTCTTCGGTCACTCTCAAGCTGATGCGGGACGCCTCGGAAGGCGAGGTCATCACGCGCCTCGACGCGTTGCTCGACCGCTACGGCGGACAAGCGGCATATGGGCGCAAGGATCAGACCTCACACGCCTTTCTGGAACACGGGCTCGACATGCTCAGGAATATGAGCCGCACGCTGCCACCGATCTTTCTTTTGGTGGCAGCATTCCTGATCAACGTGACGCTTAGCCGGATCGTCGCGCTCGAACGCGAACAAATCGGGCTGCTGAAGGCGCTTGGCTATCGGAACGCCGCCGTCGCCTGGCATTACATCAAACTCATCATCGTGATTGTCATGATCGGCGTCGTCATCGGCAGTGCGGCTGGAACGTGGCTGGGCACTTTCGTAACAGAGATGTATGGCGACTTTTATCGGTTCCCATTCCTGGTTTTCGTCCAGAGCCCGGATGTCTACGTCGCGGCCGCGGTGCTGAGCTTTGGAGCCGCGATCATCGGTGCGGTGCGTGTGTTGCGCGATATCGTGAGGTTGCCGCCCGCCGTTGCGATGCAGGCGCCCGCTCCGCCTCGCTTCCGCCGTCTCCTGCCCGCGACCTTTGCTATCCGCAACGTCCTTTCACAACCGGCTGTGATGATGGTGCGCAACATCAGCGGCCATCCGATCAGGGCGATGTTTACGATAGCGGGCATGTCGCTGGCGACGGGAATCCTGATCGCCTCGCTTTTCCTCAACGGCACCATGGAGGCGTTGATCGATGTGACTTATTTCATGTCCGACCGCCAGGACGCCACTGTCAGCTTTGTCGAACGGCGCCCGCTGAAAGCAGTCAATCAAATCGCGCGGCTGCCCGGTATTCTCGCGGCGGAGCCTTTTCGGGAAGTTCCCGTTCGCATACGGAATGGAAACATCGAGCGTCGGATCATGATCAGCGGAAGACCGCGCGATGCTGACCTCAACAGGATCATCGACACTGACCTGCATCCCGTGCTTCCCGAGACTGGCTTGGCGATTTCGAGTTGGCTCGCGCAGATTCTCGGGACACAGGTCGGCGATTTCGTCGAAATCGATTTGCTAGAAGGGCAGCGACGGACCGTCTCGCTTCCCGTGACCGCGTTGGTCGAGGACTATTTCGGCATTCAGGGAATGATGCATTTTGATGCCCTGGCTCGCTTAATGCGGGAGGCGCCGGCCGTCAACAGCGTGAGCGTAAGCCTCGATGCGAACGAGCGTGACCGACTTTACGACGCTATCAAGAGCATGCCGATGGTCAGTGGCATGGCCTTGCAACGCGTATCGCTTGCGAACTTCCGTGATGCATTGGCGGTGTTGGTGACCACGATGGCAAACATATACACGGGGCTCGCGGCCGTTATCGCCTTCGGTGTCGTTTACAACAGCGCAAGAATCTCACTTTCCGAACGCGCGCGCGAGTTGGCCAGCCTGCGTGTCCTCGGCTTCACCCGGGGAGAAGTGTTGCGAATTCTGCTCCTCGAACTGGCCGTGTTGACGTTGCTTGCGCAGCCGCCGGGATGGGCCGTCGGCTACGGCCTCGCCTGGACATTGCAAACAAAAATGGCCGGCGAGTTGATGCGGACTCGTTTGGTCGTGGAGCATTCCACCTATGTACTTGCCAGCGCGATGGTGATTGCCGCGGCACTGTTCTCCGCGCTCGTCGTACGTCGGCGGATCAACCAGCTCGACCTTGTCACCGTTCTCAAGACGCGAGATTGA
- a CDS encoding HlyD family efflux transporter periplasmic adaptor subunit: MRTIWMKRTVGAMALGALAAAAVWFAWPRPIVVDLATATEGPMEVTIDDEAKTRVRHVYTVSAPTLGKVLRISPPRHVGDQVAVDETVAVMQPTVPSFHDARTHEELQAALAATEAAMTLSEAEARRIEAALKFSRTELQRAEALARTDAISVKVLDRARFDVETNEAALASAKAQVEVRRNERSSVAARLSEPSGAIPQSNPACCIQLRAPMNGSILKIIQESEGVVQAGAPLIEIGDPRDLEIVADLLSTDAVRIKPGAPVRIDGWGGSPIRGQVTRVDPAGFVKVSALGIEEQRVRTIIDFVDSPEAWPSLGHDYRVIVHVTIWNAEDVLTVPVAALFRKGEDWAVFAVTDGRARATIVTVGQRNNRTAEVRSGLAAGDRVVLHPSDRVTDGVTVAQREVR; this comes from the coding sequence ATGCGCACGATCTGGATGAAGCGAACGGTGGGGGCCATGGCCTTGGGTGCTTTGGCAGCTGCCGCGGTCTGGTTCGCATGGCCACGGCCGATCGTGGTGGATCTGGCGACGGCGACAGAAGGTCCCATGGAGGTCACGATCGACGACGAGGCCAAGACGCGCGTCCGCCACGTCTATACGGTATCCGCGCCAACCCTGGGAAAAGTCCTGCGAATCTCCCCGCCTCGCCATGTCGGGGATCAGGTTGCCGTGGACGAGACGGTGGCGGTGATGCAGCCGACCGTACCGAGCTTCCACGATGCCCGCACGCACGAGGAGCTGCAGGCGGCGCTGGCGGCCACCGAAGCGGCAATGACGCTTTCGGAAGCCGAAGCTCGCCGGATCGAGGCGGCGCTCAAATTTTCGCGCACGGAGCTTCAGCGGGCGGAGGCGCTCGCCCGCACCGACGCGATCTCGGTCAAAGTTTTGGACAGGGCGAGATTCGACGTCGAAACCAATGAAGCTGCGTTGGCAAGCGCCAAAGCGCAAGTCGAGGTACGGCGCAACGAGCGCTCAAGCGTTGCGGCCCGGCTCAGCGAACCGTCGGGCGCCATCCCGCAATCGAATCCCGCCTGCTGTATCCAGCTACGCGCCCCAATGAACGGCAGCATCCTGAAGATCATTCAGGAGAGCGAGGGCGTAGTGCAAGCAGGCGCCCCGTTGATCGAGATCGGCGATCCGCGCGACCTCGAGATCGTCGCCGACCTTCTGTCGACCGACGCTGTCCGGATCAAGCCCGGCGCACCGGTCCGGATCGATGGCTGGGGCGGATCACCCATCCGTGGCCAGGTGACACGGGTGGACCCGGCGGGGTTCGTCAAGGTCTCCGCACTCGGTATCGAGGAACAAAGGGTCCGCACGATCATCGATTTCGTCGATTCTCCCGAAGCGTGGCCGTCGCTCGGTCACGATTACCGCGTGATCGTGCATGTCACGATCTGGAATGCGGAAGACGTGCTGACGGTGCCGGTGGCGGCTCTGTTCCGAAAGGGGGAGGACTGGGCGGTCTTCGCGGTCACGGATGGTCGTGCACGGGCAACGATCGTAACGGTCGGTCAGCGAAACAACCGGACGGCAGAGGTTCGGTCGGGCCTTGCCGCGGGCGATCGCGTGGTGCTGCACCCGAGTGACAGGGTCACGGACGGCGTGACCGTAGCCCAGCGTGAGGTACGATAA
- a CDS encoding 2,3-bisphosphoglycerate-dependent phosphoglycerate mutase has translation MSGTLVLVRHGQSEWNLKNLFTGWRDVDLTELGHAEAKEAGAKLKARGMKFDIAFTSSLIRAQKTCQHILDAVGQSDLETIRDQALNERDYGDLSGLNKDDARKKWGEEQVHIWRRSYDVPPPGGESLKDTGARVWPYYLHDMQPHVLRGGTVLVAAHGNSLRALIMALDGKSGEEIVRLELGTGVPVIYKLNADSTVASKEVLEN, from the coding sequence ATGTCGGGAACTCTCGTGCTCGTGCGCCATGGCCAGAGCGAATGGAACCTGAAGAACCTTTTCACCGGCTGGCGCGACGTCGACCTGACCGAGCTGGGCCACGCCGAGGCCAAGGAGGCGGGCGCGAAGCTGAAGGCGCGCGGCATGAAATTCGACATCGCCTTCACTTCGTCGCTGATCAGGGCGCAGAAGACCTGCCAGCATATTCTCGACGCGGTCGGCCAGAGCGATCTCGAGACTATCCGCGACCAGGCGCTGAACGAGCGCGACTATGGCGACCTCTCCGGCCTCAACAAGGATGACGCGCGCAAGAAATGGGGCGAGGAGCAGGTGCATATCTGGCGCCGCTCCTACGACGTGCCGCCGCCTGGCGGCGAAAGTCTGAAAGACACCGGCGCGCGCGTCTGGCCCTACTACCTGCACGACATGCAGCCGCATGTGCTGCGCGGCGGCACCGTGCTAGTAGCGGCGCACGGCAACTCGCTGCGCGCGCTGATCATGGCGCTGGATGGGAAGTCGGGCGAGGAGATCGTCAGGCTTGAGCTCGGCACCGGCGTGCCGGTCATCTACAAGCTCAACGCCGATTCGACCGTGGCATCCAAGGAAGTGCTGGAGAACTGA
- the dapB gene encoding 4-hydroxy-tetrahydrodipicolinate reductase — MNGTATNDPPVNEMGLVVVGAAGRMGQALIRAIHTIRGARVAGAIERAGSPHLGKDAGELAGIGNIDVAIGDDPLPAFAKADGVLDFTSPAATVEFAGYAAQARIAHVIGTTGCSTDDNAKILAAARHATVVKSGNMSLGVNLLAVLVEQAARALDADDFDIEILEMHHRHKVDAPSGTALLLGEAAAVGRGIDLNGNSVRVRDGHTGVRKTGSIGFATLRGGSVVGDHSVVLAGTGERITLAHHAEDRAIFARGAVKAALWARGRKPGLYSMRDVLGLN, encoded by the coding sequence ATGAACGGTACGGCCACAAACGACCCCCCCGTCAATGAAATGGGCCTGGTGGTGGTGGGTGCGGCCGGCCGCATGGGCCAGGCGCTGATCCGCGCCATCCACACGATACGGGGCGCACGCGTCGCCGGTGCGATCGAGCGGGCCGGTTCACCCCATCTCGGCAAGGACGCCGGCGAGCTTGCCGGTATAGGCAATATAGACGTGGCGATCGGCGACGACCCGCTGCCGGCCTTCGCCAAGGCCGACGGCGTGCTTGATTTCACGAGCCCGGCAGCGACAGTCGAATTCGCCGGCTATGCCGCGCAGGCGCGCATCGCCCATGTCATCGGCACCACCGGCTGCTCGACGGACGACAATGCGAAGATCCTGGCTGCTGCGCGCCACGCGACGGTGGTCAAGTCAGGCAATATGAGCCTCGGCGTCAATCTGCTGGCGGTGCTGGTGGAACAGGCGGCGCGCGCGCTCGATGCCGACGATTTCGACATCGAAATCCTGGAAATGCATCACCGGCACAAGGTCGACGCACCGTCGGGGACGGCGCTGCTGCTCGGCGAAGCCGCCGCCGTCGGGCGTGGCATCGATCTTAACGGGAACAGCGTGCGGGTGCGCGACGGCCACACCGGCGTGCGAAAAACCGGCTCGATCGGTTTCGCCACCCTGCGCGGTGGCTCGGTGGTCGGTGACCACAGTGTGGTGCTGGCCGGCACCGGTGAGCGCATCACGCTCGCCCACCATGCCGAGGACCGGGCGATTTTCGCCCGCGGCGCTGTCAAGGCCGCCCTTTGGGCGCGCGGCAGGAAGCCGGGGCTGTATTCGATGCGGGACGTGCTCGGATTGAACTGA